In Drosophila willistoni isolate 14030-0811.24 chromosome XR unlocalized genomic scaffold, UCI_dwil_1.1 Seg144, whole genome shotgun sequence, one DNA window encodes the following:
- the LOC6638659 gene encoding uncharacterized protein LOC6638659, translating to MNLTAMTISVMAVLQFSLILLLMPTTLIYAEEHDQNVSRSSARLILKTRSGFILEREARGAVSVASEAGTPTPASSKENKRIRNNKKSIKRQDHLQHGATSTGGRKSGFKKLGDNGNNNSQHNRQIFKQQQKHQQQHSQQEQQDGNEQGLKPKVKTSENNKSSTCRYAKTVWSDCDGATNMRTRTLSLKKGEANCLPTRTIQKKCKKDCHYEKGAWSDCIAGQITREDKLRADSSTMGTGQCDPVRTVYKKCNPGAKQRGVAANRSGNKERKRKEKGTRRTPTEV from the exons ATGAATCTCACAGCAATGACTATTTCCGTAATGGCAGTTCTGCAGTTCTCGCTAATTCTGCTATTGATGCCAACGACACTGATTTATGCCGAAGAGCATGATCAAAACGTCTCCCGCAGTAGTGCCCGACTGATTTTAAAGACTCGCTCCGGGTTTATTCTTGAGCGTGAGGCACGCGGAGCTGTTAGTGTAGCGAGCGAGGCTGGCACACCAACACCTGCGTCTagtaaagaaaacaaacgGATCAGGAATAATAAGAAATCCATTAAAAGGCAAGATCATTTACAACACGGAGCAACATCGACAGGTGGACGCAAGTCGGGGTTTAAGAAGCTAGGCGATAATGGCAATAACAATTCGCAGCACAATCggcaaatttttaaacaacagcagaagcaccagcaacaacacTCACAGCAAGAACAACAAGATGGCAATGAACAGGGGCTTAAACCAAAGGTCAAGACTTCCGAAAATAACAAGT CATCTACCTGCCGTTATGCCAAGACCGTTTGGTCGGATTGCGATGGTGCAACAAATATGCGGACGCGCACCTTGTCTCTAAAAAAGGGTGAAGCCAATTGTCTTCCCACTCGAACCATTCAGAAGAAGTGCAAAAAAG aCTGTCATTATGAAAAGGGCGCTTGGTCAGATTGCATTGCTGGGCAAATAACACGTGAAGATAAACTAAGAGCTGATTCATCTACAATGGGAACTGGGCAATGTGATCCCGTACGTACagtttataaaaaatgtaatcCGGGTGCCAAACAAAGAGGCGTTGCAGCTAATCGTAGTGGTAACAAAGAACGCAAACGCAAGGAAAAGG GCACGCGCCGTACACCGACGGAAGTTTAA
- the LOC6638658 gene encoding mitochondrial import inner membrane translocase subunit TIM50-B has translation MDNPFYKKLQGQLKFLTDSQLSVTEIRVLTLTSRLYISYGMVYPYSTLVYMVHRRFSTFKNTSPYSLTKLIPHTTFHLNDGESDIRQKLEDEDRRRMKSGFTFFGIGGILLSLRVSMVHQYIVRTWMRLKNFHLCIQETSMQKLLPDPLQAPYVQPFYTLVLEIKDVLMHPDVTGFKKRPGLDHFLRECAKYFEIVVYTTEQRITVFPLIDALDPSRFIMYRVVGDSTYGPDSHHVKNLDKLNRDLRRVVVVDCDENSMKLHPSNFCLIPRWCGNNDDTGLYDLVSFLSMLGTNEETDVREILKNYNQVSNHIAL, from the coding sequence ATGGATAACCCATTTTACAAGAAACTGCAAGgtcaattgaaatttttaactGACTCTCAGTTGTCAGTTACAGAGATAAGAGTTTTGACCTTGACATCCCGTCTTTATATCAGTTATGGTATGGTCTATCCCTATTCAACTCTAGTCTATATGGTCCATCGTCGATTTTCTACATTCAAAAATACCTCACCTTATTCGCTAACTAAACTTATTCCCCACACAACTTTTCATTTAAATGATGGGGAGAGTGATATTCGACAGAAACTCGAAGATGAGGACCGGAGACGTATGAAGAGTGGCTTTACCTTTTTTGGAATTGGCGGCATTTTGTTATCGCTTCGCGTATCCATGGTTCACCAATACATAGTTCGTACATGGATGAGGCTAAAAAATTTTCATCTGTGCATTCAAGAAACATCCATGCAGAAACTTTTGCCTGATCCGCTACAAGCTCCATATGTTCAACCCTTTTATACTTTGGTATTGGAGATTAAGGACGTCTTAATGCACCCTGATGTAACCGGATTTAAGAAGCGACCCGGATTGGACCATTTTTTAAGGGAATGTGCAAAGTATTTTGAAATTGTTGTCTATACCACTGAGCAGAGAATTACAGTATTTCCATTGATTGATGCCTTAGATCCAAGTAGGTTCATTATGTATCGTGTGGTGGGGGATTCCACATATGGCCCTGATAGTCATCATGTAAAGAATCTCGATAAATTAAACCGCGATCTTAGGCGCGTTGTTGTAGTGGATTGTGACGAGAATTCGATGAAACTGCACCCATccaatttttgtttgattcCACGTTGGTGTGGCAATAACGACGATACCGGTTTGTATGATCTGGTGTCTTTCCTGAGTATGCTGGGTACCAATGAAGAAACGGATGTGCGCGAAATTTTAAAGAACTATAATCAAGTTAGCAATCATATTGCTTTATAA